The following are from one region of the Sphingobium sp. MI1205 genome:
- a CDS encoding DUF6152 family protein, translating to MPFRNALVSSLAMLLMFAPSAGFAHHGWSSYDSTKPLSVTAPLSSVSWGNPHGSAKVMWQKKEWTLVLAPVSRMEARGLTKAMLTSGKPVTLVGYPRSDGTAEMRIERVTVDRKTVELR from the coding sequence ATGCCTTTCAGGAACGCGCTCGTTTCGAGCCTTGCCATGCTGTTGATGTTCGCTCCTTCGGCGGGCTTCGCGCATCACGGCTGGAGCAGCTATGACTCGACCAAACCGCTCTCGGTCACCGCTCCTTTGTCATCCGTCAGCTGGGGCAATCCGCATGGCAGCGCCAAGGTCATGTGGCAGAAAAAGGAGTGGACCCTCGTCCTTGCTCCTGTCTCCCGGATGGAGGCGCGTGGTCTGACCAAGGCGATGTTAACTTCCGGCAAACCGGTCACGCTGGTAGGCTATCCACGTTCCGACGGAACGGCTGAAATGCGTATCGAACGCGTGACGGTGGACCGCAAGACAGTCGAACTGCGCTGA